From the genome of Rhodohalobacter sp. SW132:
TTTGAGAGTGAATGGATAACTGCTTCTGTACATTTAACAACGGGTGCGGGAATGATCATAACCAGTTTTAGATTCCCATCTGTAATTAACAAACACAAACGTTAAATGAGAATGTCATGAGCATGAATAAAGGCGATAGAGCCCCTGAATTTCAACTTACAGATACCAATGGTGATAAAGTTACTCTCAAAGAGATTCAGGCCCAGGGGCAGGGCGATACTATTTTACTTTTCTTTCCGCTCGCTTTCTCTGGTGTTTGCACAAAAGAGATGTGTACCGTTCGGGACAATATGAAACTTTATAATGCATTTAAAGCAACTATTACTGCGATAAGTGTAGATAGTTTTTTTACCCTGAAGGAATTTAAAAAAGCAAATAACATAAACTTTACTCTGCTTAGTGACTTCAATCGGGAAGCATCAAAAACATATGGTGTTCTTTATGAAGATTATTTTGGGATGAAGGGAGTTTCAAAGCGTTCAGCATTTATTATCTCACCTGAAGGAAAAATTAAATATGCTGAAGTGCTGGAAGATTCCGGTCAGCAGCCAGATTTTAAGGCGATACAAAATATCTTGTCAGGAAAATAACACCGTTATATTTTTTAGCAGTGTGATCCTGATCAACGAGGTGTTGCTATACATTCGAAGTGAAAGGCAGGACCTCAAAACCTGGCAGGATTCTTATCATATTTCGAAAGACTTCAATTGTAAATTTGGTATCAAGGGCGACTGTTCACCCAAGAGATGGGGGAGCCATCGTGAAGTAGAAGATATGATGATCGCATGTTATTAAGATTATAACTTTACATAATATATATTATACGACATTTATATAATGCCTGGATTCAGAAGTATGTAATAAGCTGGCTTTTTCATGATAAATTTTTAAAATGGCGACATCTCCCCATTCCAAGATGGCTCAATCAGTTACAGTAATTTGTTTCGAAAAATGGATTTATTAGTGAATTTCTTTTCAAAATTTCAGGAACATTCTAACTTTTTCATCTTACAAGCATAATTATCAGTGTACATAATTAGTATTAGCAAGTATTAGATGGATCAGGATCTACCCCGGCAAATGACAGTATTTATTGTTGAAGATGATAGTATTCAATCTCTCCTTTTAAAATTAATGGTCGATAAACTGGATGTGCAAATTACCGGAACCGCAGCTTCAGGTGAACAGGCTCTCCAGAGAATTGTGCACCTGAAACCAGATATCATATTAATGGATATCATGTTAAAGGGTTCTGTAGATGGTATATATGTTACGAAGGAAATCTATAAAATCTACCAGCCTGCAATTATCTATATCACAGGGAATTCAGACCGGGCAAGTAAAACCCGCGCTGAAAAATTTGGTTACCACGACTACATTAATAAACCCGTGTCGCTTAACCAGCTGAAAGATTCTATTTATTCCGTGGATGATGATGTTCTGCATCCATAAAATTATGTAAAGCTCTTAACCGACAGGTCAAACTCCCCCTTTTCATTGGAGTCTATTCGAATTTTATCGAGAATGGCATCAATATTGATCGGATCCTTTAAATATATATATCCGTTTTCTTTTGATTTACGAATGTTGGTTGCTAAACGGGATACATCTATAACTAATAATATCAGGTTTTTACGATCTTTAAAGTGTGTATTTAAATATTCCTGAAGTTTATCAGGAACTGCACACTGTATTTTCCCTTCCTCTTCAAAATCTTCTGGTGTAAACTGTCCGTTTTTATTTAAGCGTGTCCATTTTCGCCTGGAAACTGCGTGAAATATTAAATCTTCCTGCATGGTGACCTTTTTTATTTTACTTCTATAAGTTCATTTGTAGCAATGTGCATCACAGCATCTCCTTTGTGAACCACAGGAGAATTGTTTAAACCTATGACTCTGCCATCAAGTCGAGCCGAGATATTAAAACTTTCATTACCATATGGATCGGTAATTTTACCAAGTATCTGGCGCGGTTTAATGACATCTCCCAGTTTAACTTTTGGATTAAAGATACCTGCATATTTCGCCCGTATCCAATTCGATTTACGATATATTGCTGGTTTGATGAGTGGCTGAGGACTGCTTTTTCTCATTTTCATGTGATGAAGAAATCGTTGTGTACCCCTGATTGCAATAGCAATTCCATCCTCATCAAACCGCATAGATTCACCTGTTTCATACACCAGAATCTGTTTCCCTTTTTTACTGGCTGCCTTTCTGAATGATTTATCAATGAGTCCGGAATGAAGGATGACCGGTGGAGCAAAGGCTTTCGCAAGCTTTAGATCGTCTTTTAAATCGAATACACAGCGAATCTGCGGATAATTTGCCCGGCTGGCCCCGCCTGTGTGAAAATCAATACCGTAATCGATAATAGGGATAATCTCCTTCACAATGGTGTGAGCGACAAGCATCGCTAAAGAACCGTTTTTAGTCCCTGGAAATGAACGGTTGATATCTTTTCCGTCCGGTACACCTCTTACATTTTGAATAAAACCGTAGACATTCATTAAGGGCACTGCGATGATTGTACCTGCAGTTAGCTGAAGGTGATCTTTTGAGATTAGCCGGCGTACTATTTCAATTCCATTAATCTCATCACCGTGCAGCCCACCGGAAAGCAGAACCACCGGCCCATCCTGTTCCGCGCGAATTACCCGAACGGAAAGGTCTATATTCGTATAGGTGGGCAGCCTCGCTATGCTTATGTGTACCTGTTTGTCTTCTCCGGGTCGTATCTCTTCACCGTTAATTTGGATCACTTCAGGCATTACTTTTCAGGTTTTTTCTGCCATTGGGCTTTTCACGGTTTTTTTCAGCGAGCTTTACAACGTAGTTCACTATTTCTGAGGCAATATCTTTATTGATTGTTTTTTCGATTCCTTCCAGTCCCGGTGATGAATTCACTTCCAGCACAAGCGGACCTCTTTCAGATTGTAGCAGATCCACTCCTGCAATCGATAAGCCCATCACTTTAGCAGCCGTAAGAGCCACCTGTCGCTCTCGTTTTGATAATTTAATTAATTCACCTGTACCGCCCTGGTGAAGGTTAGATCTGAATTCTCCTTCTTTTCCCTGTCTCTTCATCGCGCCTACTACCCTGTTCCCGATCACAAAGGCACGGATATCAGCGCCTTTTGCCTCCTCAATAAACTCCTGAACTATCACTCGGGCTTTCATGCTGTGAAACGCTTCGATGATAGACTCCGCGGCTTTTTTTGTGGGAGCCAGAACTACTCCATACCCCTGTGTGCCTTCTAAAAGTTTCACAATCAACGGAGCACCGCCAACACTATCGATGATTTTTTTCACCTCTTTGGAGTAGTTGGTAAATACGGTTTTTGGCATCCCCACATCAGAACGTGCCATCACCTGCAAGCTTCTAAGTTTATCCCTGGAGCGAACTAAAGCCTGAGATTCAACTGCGGTGGGTACTCCCATCATTTCAAACTGGCGAACAACCGATGCACCATAAAATGTCACAGAAGCTCCAATACGCGGGATTACGGCATCCACATCTTCAATTTTTTCGCCCTTGTAATAGATCGAAGGATTATCCTGTTCGATTACGATATCACATTTAAGATGATCGAGCACAGTGGCTTTATGGCCTTTATTTTCAATAGATTCTATCAGGCGGCGGGTTGAATACAGAGAGCGGTTTCGTGATAATACAACTATATGCAATGGATTGTTGTTTAGTGAATTAGGGTTATGACATCAAATATTTCTCAGATACATCTACCAGAAAGTTTCTCAAGAATCTTCTGCCTAAAAGCAGATCATATTTCATGTTGCTTCTGTCTGTTAGCGTGAGTTCAATGGATCTTTTTTTTCCACAAAATATGGCCGACTCTTTTATAGCGTAGCGTGTCTGGACCTCTCCGTTTGAACTTTTCACTTTACGAACATCGTGAAGTTCTGATTTAAATCGCTGTTTACGATATGACGGGTGCTCCGGATCAAAAAGGGAAAACACGACAAACTCTTTACCATCAATCTTCTCTACTTCAATATGGTGGCAATGGAGACTTGAGGTATACGCTCCGGTATCAACCTTTGCATCCAGTCTGTCGACAGACCAAGCTGGAAAACTTATTTTTTCAATTCGTCCTATAATTTTCTTCAACTGACTAACTTATTTTAACATCAAAAATTCTAAAAATAACAGCTTTTAAACTCGGTTGCATTCACTATTTTTGAACCGGACGATTTATTTTAAAAAACAGTAACCGTTTATGCCCAATATACCTCTTTCCCGCCCGAAAGCCGTTGTTTTTGAACAACATTGTAAATCAAATATTAAATCCATGCAGAACAAGGCCCAATCTGCCGGAGCTGTTTTCAGGCCACATTTTAAAACACATCAATCACTGGAAATCGGGCAATGGTTTCGTGATGAAGGTGTAACTGGAATTACGGTCTCAACCCCCGAAATGGCGAAATATTTTGCTTCTGACAGCTGGGACGATATCACAATCGGATTTCCATTTTACAGTGGTCAGATTCATGAGATCAACGAACTAACAAATCATTGCTCTTTAAAATTGTTTGTGCACCGGCCGGAAGACGTCCGGTATCTGGCAACTGAACTGACGAATCCTGTGTCTATATTTATTGAAATTAACGCGGGGTATGGCCGAAGTGGTGTTAATATTTATAATTCTGAGCTTATTCGGGAGATTATCAAGGCGTGTGAAGAATCTCAAAAAACTAGGTTTTACGGGTTTTACATTCATGATGGAGATACCTATAAAGTTCACGGCTCCTCAGAAGTAGAATCTGTAATTAAACGAGATTTCAGCGCTTTAAATAATCTGAAAAAAAACTGGCCTGACGCATCTGTTTCACTGGGTGATACTCCCTCCTGTTCACTTCTAAATGAATTTCCAGGTATTGATGAACTTACTCCCGGTAATCTCGTGTTTTATGATCTGATGCAGGTAAATATCGGCAGCTGTACTTATAGCCAGGTGGGTCTTCTTATAAAAGCTCCGGTTGCCCAGCTAAAACCGAAATCGAATGAATGTATTATTCATGGAGGTGCGGTTCATTTTTCGAAAGACAATATTCACATGGACGGTAAACAATCGTACGGGCAGCCGGTAACTGTATCTGATAATGGGAAAATCAAACCCATAAACGGAAGCTCGCTTGTGGCTCTTTCGCAGGAGCATGGCACCGTTACCGGGTTAAAGGAACTGCAAAATGCGCTTGGTAAAAATGAGTTAGAGGAAATTTGGATCTGTCCTGTTCACTCTTGTTTGACCGCAAATCTCTTTAAAGAGTACCACACTTATTCCGGATCTGTAATAGGTAAAAAAGTTTTATCATGAAGAGCACACTAAACGTTTCGGAAAAATACTCGCGACACTGGCCGGCTATTGCAGTGGGAAGCATCATTGCATCAATCCTGTTTTTCGGCGCCTATGTGGCCGTGTCTGACGTTCTGATCGGGAGTTATCTCAGGCTTGCTGCATTCGCATTTTTTGTAATAGGGTTTCTTAGCTTTTTTAAGATCAAAGATGGCAGAATTGAAATTCAGTTTGAAGTGAATCAAAAAAACAGCAATGAACTGGATGTGGAATATTCCGTTCGCGGTCGTGAAATACATGCTGAGCTCATTGAGCTGGACGATATCAAAGATATTAAAACCGATCGGATGCCGAACCGTTCTTTATATAATGATTTGAACCGAACGGACCGTTCTGTTCGATTTCAGAAAAAAAACATGGAAGGCTGGCTCTATCTGAATGAAATTCACGGTCGTGTGATCCCGCTCAGTGAAGATAACGCAAATAAAATTGTCGCTTTTATCCTGTCACTTCGGCCAGATCTCAACTAAAAGATTTATGAGCTCTGGTAATTCTAAACATAAAGCGAAAGTAGAAATCAAAGAGGAACTTCAAGCGGTTCGGTCTCATCGGTAAACGCGCGCTTCCAGAAAACAATCAAACCGAGAACCAGGCCTTTCAGAATAAAGAACGTAAAAACCACCATCAGACCAATATCCTGGAAAATGGCAATCACAAGAATGTAAATAAAAAAGAGAATCATCCGGTTTTTATACTTTTTGATAGAATCTCTGTCAAATCTCGGGATTTTATCGAACGGAATAGTACTCACCATCAGAAATGAGAGCATAATCACAATCGGGATGATAAAAGAGATAAAGCCGTGCTCAAAATTTGCGAACCAATCCATTCGGTTATTGAATGTGAGGTATAACGCCGAGATCATTGCAGCTTGTACCGGTATAGGCAATCCGCGGTAAAAATCGAGTTCAACATGCTTTGTATCTATGTTAAACCGGGCCAGGCGTATGGCACCGCAAACCGGCGGAAGTGCACTAAGGATAATCCCGATTATTGCCAATTCGTGAAGTATGAATGTATAAAGCAAAAATCCCGGGGCAACACCAAAAGAGACAACATCACTGATCGAATCGAGTTCTATGCCAAATTCGCTGGTTGCGTTGGCGAGGCGTGCCATAAATCCATCGAGTGCATCGAACAGGCCCGCTACAACGATCAGCCACGCACCAAAAATCATGTTCCCTTCTGCAACCATGATTATGGAAAGAAATCCGCAAAAGAGATTCATCAAAGTGAAAAAACTGGGGATCACAACCCGGGGAATCGGTTTACGTTTCCTTTTTTCCCTTTTTCGCTTTGATCGAAGGCGCTGAATCGGATATTTCATGACTGGCGAATCCTCCCGATTACTGATTCGCCCGCAACGGTCTTCTCCCCTTTCTTTACCAAAATTTCTACATTATCGGGAAGTAAAAGATCCATTCTCGAGCCAAATTTCATAATACCGAATCGCTCACCGGCCGTAATCTCATTTCCCTCTTCTAATCTATACACGATTCGGCGGGCCAGAAAACCGGTGATTTGCTTAAACAAAATTTTTACACCGGATGGATGAACGACACCAAAGTGTGCCCTCTCATTTTCTTCCGACGCATGATCTTCCCACGCCATCAGGTATTTTCCGGGCGAGTAACGCACATATTCCACGGTTCCTGAAATGGGGACGCGGTTGACATGGACATTCAGCGGGGAGAGAAAAATACTTACCTGCGTTACGTTTTGGTTCAGGTATTCGTTTTCTTTGGCTTCTTTGATAAGAACCACTTTCCCATCTGCCGGCGAAATAATCAGGTTTTCATCATCAGGTGTAACGCGCTCGGGATCACGAAAAAAGTAGACGGTAAGCCCGAAAAGAATAAACAGAAGTATATAGATGATTATGCTGATCAAATTTGGCAGATAGGAAGCACCAAAAGCGACTACGATTGAAAAGATTGCAACCACTACTATGGTAGAATAGCCATCTTTAGCTATCATGAATTAACCCCCAAAGGTTCTTAAAATATCATTAAAAGTCACCAGGATAATTAGTCCGATCAGGAATAAAAACCCAATTTGCTGCAGGCCCATTCGAACTTTAGGTGATGGCTCCCGCCTGGTAATGCCTTCGTACAGTAAAAACATAAAATGTCCGCCATCGAGTGCAGGAATGGGCAGCATATTCATTATTGCAAGAGTGATGCTCAGGAATGCCGTAATTTCCCAGAAACCGAGAAATCCTCGTGAATCAGTAGCCTCTTTGGTTACATTCGCGATAGCAACCGGACCACCAAGGTTCTGGCGAACAGAGATATCACCGGAAAACATCATTCCAATTCCCTGAATGATACCAAAGAAAGTGTCTTCAGATTTCTTCAGGCCTTGCCCGAACGATTCAGCGAGGTTATAATTGATGGTTCGCACATCAAAAATTTCCCGTGGATTTGGCGGTGCGATACCGATCATATTGGTTTCGGGGTCAGCAGCAACCTCTATTGTATGCTGCTCTCCGTTTCGCAGAACAGTGAGAGACAGTGCTGATTCACTATTTTGAATTTTTTCAACAAGCTGAACCCAATACCCGATCTCTTCGCCATCAACGGCCACTACTTCATCACCATCCTGCAGCCCGGCTTTGTGTGCAGGGCTGTCTTCAAGAACCATCGAAATATGGCTGGGAAGTGCGTTCGATTGATTCAGAAATCCATCCTGACCAATCCGGTCCAGGAAATTTGGCGGTGTAAATAAATTTTCAACTTCACCATCTCGTACAATCATAAAAGACAGATCGCGACCAGTAATAGCAGCAGGATTAAATATTTCATTAAAATATTCAACTCGTTCACCATTTATCCCGATGATCTGGTCACCGGTTCGAAAGCCTACTTCATACGCGACACTCTCTTCAACAACATAAATACCGCCAACTGCTTCAATCGGAATTACATCCTCGCCATATGAAAAAGCAATACCGGCATAGATAAACACAGCCAGGATCACATTGAAGATCACACCTGCGGTAATCACAATCATCCTTTGCCACACCGGCTTACTGCGGAATTCGTCGTCTTTCGGCTCTTCGTTCATGAATTCATCATCCATGGACTCATCGATCATTCCGGCAATACTTACATACCCTCCCAGTGGCGTTGCACCGAGTACGTATTCGGTTTCCCCTTTTTTAAACCCAAATATTTTGGGCGGAAAACCGATTGAAAATTTGTCCACACGCATGTTGAAAAACTTCGCTGCAATAAAATGCCCCAGTTCGTGAATTGTAACCAGGATAAAAATAGCCGCGATGAAGATCACGATTGTGGTTGATAAGCTAAAAATCCATTCCATTCTTTACATCAATAGTTTGTTCGCGAATTTACGTGTTTCCCGGTCGACTTCAAGAAGAGTTTGTGGTGAAACAATTTCTTTATGATGAAATTTATTAAGCGCTTTTTCGATTAATTGCGAAACTTCAATATAACGAATTTCTCTGTTTAAAAAGCGATCAACAGCAACTTCATTTGCTGCATTCATAACGGCAGGCATGATCCCTCCCTCCTTCGCTGATTCCACAGCAAGCCCAACGCAGGGAAATTTCTGCATGTCTACAGGTTCAAACGTCAAAGACATCCGTTCGTTGTAGTCTAAAACCGGATTTTCATAATTTATTCTTTCAGGATGCGTGAGCGCATAGAGAATTGGCACTTTCATGTCCGGCGGACCAAGCTGGGCTTTGGACGAACCATCCACAAATTCTACGATTGAATGAATAATACTTTGCGGGTGAATTACAGGTTCAATTAATTCGAGGTCAATTTCATAAAGCCAATGCGCCTCAATGATTTCAAGCCCTTTATTCATCATCGTAGATGAATCAATAGTGATTTTTTGTCCCATCTCCCAGTTTGGATGATTCAATGCATCTTCAACGGTTATTTTGTGCATTTCATCTTTGGAAAATGTACGGAATGGTCCGCCGCTTGCCGTAATAATAATTCTTGCTATATTTTCCGCTCTTTCGCCCGTCAGGCACTGCCACATTGCGGAGTGTTCCGAATCTACCGGTACAAGCAGTTCTTGAAATCCTGTGATATTCGAAAGCAGTTCGCCGCCAACAACAAGCGATTCTTTATTGGCAAGCGCTACTTTCTTACCACTTTTCAGTGCTTCATATGTAGACATAAACCCTGAAAATCCCACGAGTGCATTTAAAAGAAGATCGGATTCGTCGTCAATAGCCAGGTCAGTGAGAGAATCCGGGCCGTAGAGAATGTCATCCGGACGGTAACTGAGTGCGCTCTCAAATTCTGTTCGATATTTTTCATCAGCCAAAAGCACTCGTTTCGGTTTAAACTTATTCACCTGTTCGGCGAGCCTCTTCCAGTTTTGGTTTGCAGAGAGGCCGGTTACAGTGAATTTATCAGGATGATTTGAGATGATTTCAAGCGCCTGTGTGCCGATAGATCCGGTGGAACCGAGAACGGTAATCTTTTTTGGCAAATGTCCGTCTTTTTTTGATTTCATAAAGTTCTGCTAAAATAGAAAAAATATCATTCAAAGCCGGTTTTTCCAGATTTCCTTTGCTGCCCGGTACATGATGGCGTGGGCTTCCGCTGTTTCTCTTACACTGGGTGCATATCCGCCGGACAATAGCAGAGTTAATGGAATGTTTCGTTCTGCTACAGAAGAAATCACCAAAAATTCCCTTTCCCTGAGGCCCTGTTTTGTGAGCGACAAACGACCAAAATGATCGCTCTCCAGCGGATCAATTCCGGCAAGATAGAAAACAAGGTCGGGTGTAAATTGATCAAATATTGAATCGATAGCTTCTGTTAGCGTATTCAGATACTCTTTATCTCCGGTTTGATCGGGAAGTCCGATATCAAGCGATGAGGGCGGTTTTTTGAACGGATAGTTCTTCTCGCCATGTATGGAAAAGGTAAATACAGAATCATCATCCCGGAAAATTTCAGCTGTACCGTTTCCCTGGTGTACATCGCAGTCGATTACCAGCACATTCTTCACCCACATCGCCTGTTTGAGCACCCTTATTGCCACGGCAACATCATTATATACGCAAAATCCTTCGCCGTAATCCGGCATGGCATGATGTGTACCCCCGGCAAGGTTACCGGCCAGGCCATCCTGCAGCGCCATCAGACCCGCGTTGATGGTTCCCTGTACCGCAAGCCTGGAGCGGATAGCAAGACTTTTACTCCACGGCAGCCCCATTCGTCTCTCCTCCTTTCGGGAGAGTGATCCATCCCAGACTGCCGTTGCATATCTGGGGGTGTGCGCGCTGTAGAGATGAGTGAAATCTGCGAACCCTGGTTCTACTACTTCCTGTTCGCGGATAATCTCGTGATCGAGCAGATAGCGGTGCAGTGCCACAAATTTTCCCATTGGAAAGATATGGCCTTCTGGTAACGCAGCATTGTATCCCGGGGAAAAACTGACTCGCACGTAATTTGTATCCGTTATGATTCGAATGTGATAAATGCTAACATCCGTCCGGCCTGGCTGCGTTCTCTTCGGAAAGAATAAAACCTTTCGTCTTCGATGGTACATTTGCTGTCCACATCAATCGAATCCCGGCTGATTCCGGCCTCAAGCAGCTGCTGAGTCAAAAACGATTTTAAATTCAGGTGGGGTTTCGGCCCGATGGTTCGATCGATAAACGAATCATCAAATTTAGCGGCAACCTCTTCCCCAACTTCAAAATTTTGTACGGAAATACACGGTGATATATAAGCTGACACATCGTTCATTTCACACCCCAAACTTTGCATCTTCTGGAGAGCGGAAGGCAGAATATTTGCGGCGGCACCGCGCCAACCGGCGTGAACTGCGGCAATGGTTTGTGTGGTGGGATCTGCCAGAAGTACCGCAGCGCAATCGGCTACTTTAATTGCCAGCGTCAGATGTTTTTGGCGGGTCACAAGTCCATCCACGCCCAGGTAATATCCCGGCTGGGATACGATTTTTACTTCTCCGCCATGAACCTGTTCAGCCCTGGCCAGTTGATCTGGTTTTAAACCTAATTCACGAAAAAAGATCTCAAAATTTTTGTCAACTTCTGCTTGTGGTGCGTTTGTATTCTCCCCCAGGTTCAGTCCCCGAATGATTCCTTCACTATTCAGGGAATTTCGCGAAGCAAAGGTTATCCCCGCTTTCAAACCGTTTACTGAGTTTAATAAATCAGATTGTTGAAATGCTTTCATTCTCAAAAATGGGTTAACAGCTCATTTTTAACAAGATCAAATGGGAACGTATAGCCGGTCCAAATTTCAAATGAACGGCTGCCCTGGTAAATCAGCATATCCAGACCGTTAATGGTAACCGCACCGGATGTTTTTGCCAGTTTCAGAAATTTGGTTTCCATTGGGTTATAGACCAAATCATAGCAAACCGTATCCATCAAATAGTCAGCATCCTGTTGATTGACGACTGAACTTTCCGAATACTTTCCCATTCCAAGTGGAGTGGAATTTATGATCAGGCACGCCTCATCAGCAAATTCCTGCCATTGTGAATAATCCACAACCCTGGTAAAAGAGTTGCCAGCCGGAGGCTGAATGCGGTCAGGGGTTCTCGATACTATGATAATCTCTTCAAACCCTTGCTCTTCCAAAGCGTATTGCACAGCGAGGCTGGCTCCGCCTGTTCCAAATAGAATGGCCCGGCCGTAATCAAGTTTATCCCGGTACTCCTCCAGCGGTTTCTGAAATCCGTAAATATCAGTATTAAAGGCAGAAAGTTCGGTTCCTTCAGGGTTCCGTTTAATTGTATTAATTGCACCCACTGCTTCTGCTTCTGGTGAAACCGAATCAACTAAAGGAAATAACTGTCGTTTATACGGAATGGTGATATTGCATCCAAGAAACGAATCACGATTCATCCAGGACGTAAAGTCTGCGATTGATTTGGGATTTAAATCAACTGCTACATACTTCGCCTCAATGCCGTGGTGGCGAAGCGCAAGATTATGCATAACCGGAGATAAGGAATGGCTTATTGGATGGCCAACAACAAGATAGTGTGGTGAGGTGGAATAATTAGAGGTTCTGAATTCATCAAACGAGTAGATAGTTTGTTGCATTGAACGGGTATAACCGCTTAGGATTAATCGCTAACTCACCACGAGTAAGGAGATTGAAAGAATTGGTAAGGCTAAAAATCTCGCGGAATAAAAAAATGCGCACCGTATTGGTGCGCATATTCAATCCCATTGAGATCAGGAAAAAATTAAGCAGTCACTTCGCTGCTCTTCTCTTCTGTCTGTTCATCTTTAAAGGTGTCTGTTTCAGCCAATTCTTTGAATTTGCCAAGATCAGCTTTGAGCTGTTTCGCCAGACCTTCAATAAAGTTTGCAAGTTCTTCTTCCGGCTCGCCGAAGAACGTTCTGTAATCGAGAGAAAAATCAATTCGAGTGCGCTTTCCGTTATCCAACGGAGTAAATCGAATAGTACCGGTTTGATTTAAATTCCCATTAATAGTAATCCAGGCAAAACGTGTGTTTCTTAGATTATCAATAATATTTGTTGTCCATTGAAACTCCTCGCCACCAATATTGGTTTTGTAGTCGAACGTTTGGGAATTGACTTTTTCGATCTCGTCAATTCTATCCAGAAATTTTGTATAATGTACTGGATTGCAAAGCAATTCGTAAGCTTTGGCAAGGGGTAGGTCTACTTCGATTCTTTCGTGCGCCATAGTATGATTGAACTTCGGAAATGAGAATTTTAGTTCATGTTTGAGAAGTTTGTGGTAAGCAGATACGGCTTATCCACAATGCATCAAATTTAAACATATTTTGATTAATCATCAATCAATTTCGTGCAGAAACATTTTAAAAAGTTTTTCTTTGTCAGTATCACCTCTTTTCTACCGCTTCTTATTTTCTTTTTTATCTTCCTTAACCTCTTCACCACCAACAGTTTCGCGCAACAATCACTATCTGGTATGTACCAGAATTATACTGGCTATCAGCTAACGGGAGATCATGAACTTGTTGCCGGCAGAAACCGATTACGGGTGCAATTTAATCAATCTCTTCCATTTGGTACGCTGTATGCTGAGATCGATTTCCTTGACAAATACGCTGATGAGCGTGATTTTGAAATACTGCCGAGGCAAATGTATGCTGATTGGTATACTTCCAATTACGATATCCGGATCGGGAAGCAGAATGTAATATGGGGTGAATCGATTGACACATTTGTAAATGATATTATTACACCCGTGGACTTAAGCGAGTTTTTAACTCAATCGCCCGAGGATTTGAGAGTTGGTGTTACGGCTGTAAATATCCGCCGCTACT
Proteins encoded in this window:
- a CDS encoding redoxin domain-containing protein, producing the protein MSMNKGDRAPEFQLTDTNGDKVTLKEIQAQGQGDTILLFFPLAFSGVCTKEMCTVRDNMKLYNAFKATITAISVDSFFTLKEFKKANNINFTLLSDFNREASKTYGVLYEDYFGMKGVSKRSAFIISPEGKIKYAEVLEDSGQQPDFKAIQNILSGK
- a CDS encoding response regulator, coding for MTVFIVEDDSIQSLLLKLMVDKLDVQITGTAASGEQALQRIVHLKPDIILMDIMLKGSVDGIYVTKEIYKIYQPAIIYITGNSDRASKTRAEKFGYHDYINKPVSLNQLKDSIYSVDDDVLHP
- a CDS encoding DUF952 domain-containing protein, which encodes MQEDLIFHAVSRRKWTRLNKNGQFTPEDFEEEGKIQCAVPDKLQEYLNTHFKDRKNLILLVIDVSRLATNIRKSKENGYIYLKDPINIDAILDKIRIDSNEKGEFDLSVKSFT
- a CDS encoding succinylglutamate desuccinylase/aspartoacylase family protein, coding for MPEVIQINGEEIRPGEDKQVHISIARLPTYTNIDLSVRVIRAEQDGPVVLLSGGLHGDEINGIEIVRRLISKDHLQLTAGTIIAVPLMNVYGFIQNVRGVPDGKDINRSFPGTKNGSLAMLVAHTIVKEIIPIIDYGIDFHTGGASRANYPQIRCVFDLKDDLKLAKAFAPPVILHSGLIDKSFRKAASKKGKQILVYETGESMRFDEDGIAIAIRGTQRFLHHMKMRKSSPQPLIKPAIYRKSNWIRAKYAGIFNPKVKLGDVIKPRQILGKITDPYGNESFNISARLDGRVIGLNNSPVVHKGDAVMHIATNELIEVK
- the rimK gene encoding 30S ribosomal protein S6--L-glutamate ligase, whose amino-acid sequence is MHIVVLSRNRSLYSTRRLIESIENKGHKATVLDHLKCDIVIEQDNPSIYYKGEKIEDVDAVIPRIGASVTFYGASVVRQFEMMGVPTAVESQALVRSRDKLRSLQVMARSDVGMPKTVFTNYSKEVKKIIDSVGGAPLIVKLLEGTQGYGVVLAPTKKAAESIIEAFHSMKARVIVQEFIEEAKGADIRAFVIGNRVVGAMKRQGKEGEFRSNLHQGGTGELIKLSKRERQVALTAAKVMGLSIAGVDLLQSERGPLVLEVNSSPGLEGIEKTINKDIASEIVNYVVKLAEKNREKPNGRKNLKSNA
- a CDS encoding RimK/LysX family protein, giving the protein MKKIIGRIEKISFPAWSVDRLDAKVDTGAYTSSLHCHHIEVEKIDGKEFVVFSLFDPEHPSYRKQRFKSELHDVRKVKSSNGEVQTRYAIKESAIFCGKKRSIELTLTDRSNMKYDLLLGRRFLRNFLVDVSEKYLMS
- a CDS encoding alanine racemase, with product MPNIPLSRPKAVVFEQHCKSNIKSMQNKAQSAGAVFRPHFKTHQSLEIGQWFRDEGVTGITVSTPEMAKYFASDSWDDITIGFPFYSGQIHEINELTNHCSLKLFVHRPEDVRYLATELTNPVSIFIEINAGYGRSGVNIYNSELIREIIKACEESQKTRFYGFYIHDGDTYKVHGSSEVESVIKRDFSALNNLKKNWPDASVSLGDTPSCSLLNEFPGIDELTPGNLVFYDLMQVNIGSCTYSQVGLLIKAPVAQLKPKSNECIIHGGAVHFSKDNIHMDGKQSYGQPVTVSDNGKIKPINGSSLVALSQEHGTVTGLKELQNALGKNELEEIWICPVHSCLTANLFKEYHTYSGSVIGKKVLS
- the pssA gene encoding CDP-diacylglycerol--serine O-phosphatidyltransferase is translated as MKYPIQRLRSKRKREKRKRKPIPRVVIPSFFTLMNLFCGFLSIIMVAEGNMIFGAWLIVVAGLFDALDGFMARLANATSEFGIELDSISDVVSFGVAPGFLLYTFILHELAIIGIILSALPPVCGAIRLARFNIDTKHVELDFYRGLPIPVQAAMISALYLTFNNRMDWFANFEHGFISFIIPIVIMLSFLMVSTIPFDKIPRFDRDSIKKYKNRMILFFIYILVIAIFQDIGLMVVFTFFILKGLVLGLIVFWKRAFTDETEPLEVPL